In Quercus lobata isolate SW786 chromosome 12, ValleyOak3.0 Primary Assembly, whole genome shotgun sequence, a genomic segment contains:
- the LOC115972565 gene encoding non-specific lipid-transfer protein 1 isoform X1, with translation MGIHNLATLMSISVVVLMMVTSVAKAQTADCASKLVPCASFINSTSPPASCCNPIKEAVATQLPCLCALYTSPGVLKSFGITVEQALNLTRACGVGTDVTKCNATATAPSPTSGSVTPSGVPGSDGNGAGRIAWTGFSTLFFFLASMMFY, from the exons atggGTATCCACAATTTGGCCACTTTGATGAGCATATCTGTGGTGGTATTGATGATGGTTACAAGCGTGGCAAAGGCACAGACGGCAGATTGTGCATCGAAGCTGGTGCCATGTGCAAGCTTCATAAACTCAACAAGCCCACCAGCCAGTTGCTGTAACCCAATCAAAGAAGCCGTGGCCACCCAGCTTCCTTGCCTCTGTGCCCTCTACACCAGCCCTGGTGTGCTTAAGTCTTTTGGCATCACCGTTGAACAGGCTCTAAATCTCACCCGTGCCTGTGGTGTCGGCACAGATGTCACTAAATGCAATG CCACAGCCACAGCTCCATCTCCGACTTCTGGGTCTGTAACACCTTCAG GAGTACCTGGAAGTGATGGCAATGGAGCAGGCAGGATTGCGTGGACTGGCTTTTCTactttattcttcttcttggCTTCTATGATGTTTTATTAG
- the LOC115972565 gene encoding non-specific lipid-transfer protein 1 isoform X2: MGIHNLATLMSISVVVLMMVTSVAKAQTADCASKLVPCASFINSTSPPASCCNPIKEAVATQLPCLCALYTSPGVLKSFGITVEQALNLTRACGVGTDVTKCNATAPSPTSGSVTPSGVPGSDGNGAGRIAWTGFSTLFFFLASMMFY, from the exons atggGTATCCACAATTTGGCCACTTTGATGAGCATATCTGTGGTGGTATTGATGATGGTTACAAGCGTGGCAAAGGCACAGACGGCAGATTGTGCATCGAAGCTGGTGCCATGTGCAAGCTTCATAAACTCAACAAGCCCACCAGCCAGTTGCTGTAACCCAATCAAAGAAGCCGTGGCCACCCAGCTTCCTTGCCTCTGTGCCCTCTACACCAGCCCTGGTGTGCTTAAGTCTTTTGGCATCACCGTTGAACAGGCTCTAAATCTCACCCGTGCCTGTGGTGTCGGCACAGATGTCACTAAATGCAATG CCACAGCTCCATCTCCGACTTCTGGGTCTGTAACACCTTCAG GAGTACCTGGAAGTGATGGCAATGGAGCAGGCAGGATTGCGTGGACTGGCTTTTCTactttattcttcttcttggCTTCTATGATGTTTTATTAG